The region ACTGCGCGGTAACTCAATCAGGTGAGCTTCGTGGTCCGGCTCGCGACCCAGCCCGCCACCGCGCCCCAGACGAGGAGGACGACGACCGGCTGCGGGCCGGGCAGGGCACCGTGCACGAGCGCGGCGTCCAGCGACTCGGCGAGCGCGCCCGAGGGCAGCAGCCCGGCGATCGCCGACAGCGGCCCGGGCAGGTCCGACGCGGGCAGCGCCAGGCCGCCCGCGAGCAGCAGCACGAACCAGACCGCGTTGGCCAGCGCGAGCACGATCTCGGCCCGCAGCGTCCCGCCTACCAGCACCCCGGCCGCGCCGAAGGCCAGCGTTCCCAGGACCAGCAGCGGCACCGCGGCCAGCAGCCCGACCGGCGAGGGCGTCCAGCCCAGCAGCGCGGCGGCGACCCCGAGCACCACCGCCTGCAGCGCGACGACCACCAGCGTCGCCAGCACGCGACCGGAGATCAGCACCCAGCGGGGCAGCGCGGTGGCCGACAGCCGCTTGATCACCCCGTAGCGGCGGTCGAAGCCCAGCGCGATCGCCTGGCCGGTGAACGCCGTCGACATGACCGCCAGCGCGAGGATGCGCGGCATCACCGAGTCGACGCGCGGCTCCGGCACCGTGCCGATGTGCAGCGTGCTCAGGCCGATCAGCAGCGCCAGCGGGATGATCAGCGTCAGTAGCGCCTGCTCGCCGTGGCGCAGGATGAGCAGCGCCTCGATGCGGGTGTGCGCGGCCAGCATCCGCCCGGGGCGGCCCCGCCCCGGCGAGGGCCGGAAGGTCCCCGCGGGGAAGCGCGGTGCGCTGTCGGTCTCGGCGCTCACGATCGGAGCTCCCGTCCGGTCAGTTCCAGGAAAACGTCCTCCAGGCTGCGCTTGCCGACGCGCAGCTCCTGGGCGAGCACGCCGTGGCGGGCGCACCAGGCGGTCACGGTGGAGACCACCTGCGGGTCGATGACGCCGCGGATGACGTACTCGCCGGCGCGCGGCTCGGTGGCCTGGCAGCCCTCCGGCAGCGCCGAGAGCAGCAGGTCCAGCTCCAGCGACGACTGCGAGCGGAACCGCAGCTCCTGCAGGCCGTCCTCGGGCGCGGTCAGCTCGGCCGCGGTGCCCTCGGCCACCGCCCGGCCGTGGTCGACGATGACGACCCGGTCGGCCAGCGCCTCGGCCTCGTCCATCAGGTGCGTGGTCAGCAGCACGCTCACGCCGTCGCGCCGCAGCGCCGACACCAGCTCCCACACCAGCCGCCGCGCCTGCGGGTCCATACCGGCGGTGGGCTCGTCCAGGAACACCAGCTCCGGGCGGCCGACCAGGGCGCACGCCAGCGACAGCCGCTGCTGCTGACCGCCGGAGAGCCGCTTGTAGGGGGTCCGGCCCACCGATCCGAGGCCGAGGGTCTCCAGCAGCCACGCCGGGTCCAGCGGGTCGGCCGTGCAGGAGGCGACCAGCCGCAGCATCTCGTCGGCCCGCACGCCCGGGTAGGCGCCGCCGCCCTGCGGCATCACGCCGATGCGGGGGCGCAGCGCCTCGCCCTGCGCGGCGGGATCGAGGCCGAGCACGCGGACCGACCCGTCGTCGGGTCGCTGGAAGCCCTCGCAGATCTCCACGGTGGTGGTCTTGCCCGCACCGTTGGGGCCCAGGAGCGCCAGCACGTGGCCGCGTTCCAGGCGCAGGTCGAGGCCGTCGACGGCGACCGTGCCGCCGAAGCGCTTCCTCAGCCCACGCAGCTCGACGGCCGGACTGTCGGCGTTGCTCACGAAATCCAAGCCTATGCCGTGACGCGGCGAACACCGCCGCGGGTGGGGCCCGGCCACGGCACCCTCCCGCGCACCAGCCACACCATGAGCCCGAAGACCACCAGCGCGGCGGCCACGGCCAGCGGGATCTGGTAGATCCGCAGTTCGAAGCCCGAACCGGTCGGGGGCACGAACAGCGCCAGCGGCAGGCTGATCACCGCTGCGGCGATGCGGAACCGGTTGTCGTTGGTCGACAGCGCCAGCGGCACCAGCGCCCACAGCAGGTACCAGGGGTGCACCACCGGTCCGAACAGCGCCAGCGCGCCGAAGGTGATGCCCAGCCCGGCCAGCGGTTCGATCCGGCCGCGGAAGGACAGCCACAGCATCCGCAGGCACACCGTGGCCGCGACGCCGTAGCCGAGGATCTTGGTGATGGCCAGCAGCGCGTCGGTGTGGTTGCCCAGCCCGAGCAGCATCGAGATGCCGCCGCCGGTCATGCCGATCGCCGACATCGGTGCCAGCCAGGTCTTGAGCCGGTTGGGCACGTCGTAGGTCTCGATCCAGCCCAGGCCCCAGCCGCTGGAGACCGTGATCACCGTCATGGTCACCAGGAACACCGCGGTCAGCAGGGCGGCGGCCTTGAACAGGTCGGCGTAGCGCCCGCCCCAGCGGCGCGCCACGTAGACGCCGAAGAAGCCCAGCGCGATGAAGCCCGGCGGTTTGATCGCACCGCCGACGGTCAGCAGCACCCCGGCGACGACCACGCCGAGCACTCGCTTCCAGCGCAGGCCCAGCTCGATGGCGGCCAGCATGATGCCGACCAGCAGCGCCTCGTTGTGCATGCCGCTGACGACGTGGAACAGCACGATCGGGTTCGCCGCGCTCAGCCACAGCGCGCTCACCGGGTGCACGCCGCAGCGGCGGGCCAGCCGGGGGATGGCCCAGATCGCCAGCGCCAGCCCGGACAGCATCACCACCCGCCACAGCAGGACGCCGAGGATGACGTTGTCGCCGACGATCGAGGAGATGACGCGGCCGAACATCAGGAACAGCGGGCCGTAGGGCGCCGGGGTGTCCCGCCAGATGTTGTTGACGTTGCTGGTCAGCGGGTGGTCCACGCCGAGCCCGGTCAGCGGGCTGAGCACGTAGGGGTCCAGGCCGCGGTGGGCGATCTCGCTCTGCGCGAGGTAGGCGTACATGTCGCGGCTGAACAGCGGCGGCGCCAGCGCCAGCGGCAGCGCCCACATCGCGACGGTGCGGGCCAGCTGCGTCACCGAGACCAGCCGGGTGCTGCCCGGCCACGACAGCCTGCCCAGCCACACCCAGGCCATCACGATCATCAGCATGCCCAGCCAGGCGCAGGCCATCGCCACGGTCG is a window of Saccharopolyspora erythraea NRRL 2338 DNA encoding:
- the mptB gene encoding polyprenol phosphomannose-dependent alpha 1,6 mannosyltransferase MptB, whose product is MVAGEATGETAPGSAPASEQADQAGAPQPLDRTERRRLDVVRRFGTTGSLVLAVGAIGAGAAPVDNPLSGVRLIGLPARMPTVAMACAWLGMLMIVMAWVWLGRLSWPGSTRLVSVTQLARTVAMWALPLALAPPLFSRDMYAYLAQSEIAHRGLDPYVLSPLTGLGVDHPLTSNVNNIWRDTPAPYGPLFLMFGRVISSIVGDNVILGVLLWRVVMLSGLALAIWAIPRLARRCGVHPVSALWLSAANPIVLFHVVSGMHNEALLVGIMLAAIELGLRWKRVLGVVVAGVLLTVGGAIKPPGFIALGFFGVYVARRWGGRYADLFKAAALLTAVFLVTMTVITVSSGWGLGWIETYDVPNRLKTWLAPMSAIGMTGGGISMLLGLGNHTDALLAITKILGYGVAATVCLRMLWLSFRGRIEPLAGLGITFGALALFGPVVHPWYLLWALVPLALSTNDNRFRIAAAVISLPLALFVPPTGSGFELRIYQIPLAVAAALVVFGLMVWLVRGRVPWPGPTRGGVRRVTA
- a CDS encoding ABC transporter permease — translated: MLAAHTRIEALLILRHGEQALLTLIIPLALLIGLSTLHIGTVPEPRVDSVMPRILALAVMSTAFTGQAIALGFDRRYGVIKRLSATALPRWVLISGRVLATLVVVALQAVVLGVAAALLGWTPSPVGLLAAVPLLVLGTLAFGAAGVLVGGTLRAEIVLALANAVWFVLLLAGGLALPASDLPGPLSAIAGLLPSGALAESLDAALVHGALPGPQPVVVLLVWGAVAGWVASRTTKLT
- a CDS encoding ABC transporter ATP-binding protein, which encodes MSNADSPAVELRGLRKRFGGTVAVDGLDLRLERGHVLALLGPNGAGKTTTVEICEGFQRPDDGSVRVLGLDPAAQGEALRPRIGVMPQGGGAYPGVRADEMLRLVASCTADPLDPAWLLETLGLGSVGRTPYKRLSGGQQQRLSLACALVGRPELVFLDEPTAGMDPQARRLVWELVSALRRDGVSVLLTTHLMDEAEALADRVVIVDHGRAVAEGTAAELTAPEDGLQELRFRSQSSLELDLLLSALPEGCQATEPRAGEYVIRGVIDPQVVSTVTAWCARHGVLAQELRVGKRSLEDVFLELTGRELRS